The Henckelia pumila isolate YLH828 chromosome 2, ASM3356847v2, whole genome shotgun sequence genome includes a window with the following:
- the LOC140883791 gene encoding protein OSB1, mitochondrial-like — protein sequence MALQKTVALTKTFLLPQNPVQIPSFPIHFNKSAKKIRLKCSFDSNSGLYEYERFAGSGSQYPRPAEIQWKKELCNSVQLIGIVGSPVQIKNLPSGKVVAWSRLAVKKSQSETIWINLTFWDELAHVAFEHVEKGHQIYVSGRLVSDIVESEDQKQQTYYKVVVQQLNFIEKSLSAVPLYNGDSNSPTPGRKQSNYAANSTGTPEELWQAFFANPMEWWDNRKNKRSPNYPDFKHKDTGEALWIEGRYNPPWVKSQLAVLDSRMESFHEQNSSKNVNFMTVDSLGPF from the exons ATGGCGTTACAGAAGACAGTAGCATTAACGAAAACCTTTCTTCTGCCTCAAAACCCCGTCCAAATTCCTTCATTTCCAATCCATTTCAACAAATCAGCCAAAAAAATCCGATTAAAATGCTCTTTCGACAGTAATTCTGGGCTTTACGAGTACGAGCGGTTTGCAGGTTCGGGTTCACAGTATCCGAGACCGGCGGAGATTCAGTGGAAGAAGGAGCTATGCAATTCGGTGCAGCTTATTGGCATTGTTGGGAGTCCCGTCCAAATAAAAAACCTTCCTTCTGGTAAAGTTGTTGCCTGGTCCCGCCTCGCGGTCAAGAAATCGCAAAGTGAAACCATTTG GATTAATTTGACTTTCTGGGATGAATTGGCTCACGTTGCTTTCGAGCATGTAGAGAAAGGTCACCAAATATATGTCTCTGGTCGCCTAGTCTCAGATATCGTTGAAAGTGAAGATCAGAAGCAGCAGACCTACTATAAG GTGGTTGTTCAGCAACTAAATTTCATAGAGAAGAGCCTCTCAGCTGTCCCATTGTACAATGGAGATTCTAATTCCCCTACACCAG GCAGGAAACAAAGCAATTACGCTGCAAACTCTACTGGTACACCAGAAGAACTGTGGCAAGCCTTTTTCGCCAATCCTATGGAATGGTGGGATAATAGGAAAAACAAG CGGAGCCCAAACTATCCGGACTTCAAGCACAAAGATACCGGGGAAGCATTATGGATTGAAGGCAGGTATAATCCACCATGGGTAAAATCACAACTTGCTGTTCTCGATTCAAGAATGGAGTCATTCCACGAGCAAAATTCCAGTAAGAATGTAAATTTTATGACTGTCGATAGTCTTGGGCCCTTTTAG
- the LOC140882336 gene encoding auxin-induced protein 22B-like, with translation MEANTVFGNDLNLKATELRLGLPGTEESQQQQLQSVKNNKRSSSDEMDLSSQKGTAANQVVGWPPVRSYRKKMRLESDASGIFVKVSMDGAPYLRKIDLNVYKNYLDLLKALENMFKCNIGVYSEREGYNGSEFAPTYQDKDGDWMMVGDVPWDMFVVSCKRLRIMKGSEAKGLGCL, from the coding sequence ATGGAAGCCAACACGGTTTTCGGGAACGATCTAAATCTGAAGGCGACTGAGCTGAGATTAGGGTTACCAGGAACAGAAGAATCCCAGCAGCAGCAGCTTCaatctgtcaagaacaacaagAGATCATCTTCTGATGAAATGGATCTTTCAAGCCAAAAGGGTACTGCTGCAAACCAAGTTGTTGGGTGGCCGCCGGTTCGATCTTACCGGAAGAAGATGAGGCTGGAATCTGATGCGTCTGGGATCTTTGTGAAAGTGAGCATGGATGGAGCTCCTTATCTAAGGAAGATTGACCTTAATGTATACAAGAACTATTTGGATCTACTCAAGGCATTGGAGAACATGTTCAAGTGCAACATAGGTGTTTACTCGGAGAGGGAAGGGTACAATGGATCTGAATTTGCACCAACTTACCAAGATAAAGATGGTGACTGGATGATGGTTGGAGATGTTCCATGGGATATGTTCGTTGTTTCTTGCAAAAGGCTGCGGATTATGAAGGGATCTGAGGCTAAGGGATTGGGATGCTTGTAG